AAGCGCgagggaggtccggacgggtgCGGGGAGGTCTCGGACTCCTATAGGCGGTCCGAGATCTCGGTGGTTGGCTCGGAGCCtcccttcctcagggacacgtggcgtctccggacccttccctaagcggggagcgggtccagGGCCGTTGGCCCGTTGAGGTAAGGGCCTGACCCGTGAGGcctggctgctccgccccttaccACGTAATTATGGATGACAACATAAGCCTTACCTTGTTGCAGTAGAAGTGAGtacccctgctacagggtacccaCACTTTCtctgttattttttttaaagaatatACTGGCATTACTTTCTGCATCGCACATTCAGTGAGCATAGGAAAACAATTCAAATCTTTTTTTAatgcaaaacaattcaaatcaACATAAGAAACTTGGACAAAAACACGCCTTGTAAAACGCCTTCCTCccattataaaattaattaaaattatttttcGATAATCGAGAACGACAGTTATTTAGAGACGAAGTGGTAGGAGACAAATCCACACTGCAAGGACGAATTGACCTAGTTGGTGGTTGCCGGAGGTTGCGCTCTGATTTGTTTACAGAGATCCGATCTACTCGAACCAAACAAAAAGGGGGGATCGTTTAATTTCCCGCTGTAATCACACCCCATTACGTTTGCATTACAGTTTCTAAACCAAACAGCACCTCACTCTGTTTCAAGCTTTATCACAAGTCAAATATCTCAAGCTTTGATCAAGTTTAATAAAAAAATGTATAAATCTCCATAATACCAAATAAATGcactataaatatatattttacgaTGGAGTTAACCAGACTAATTTAATGCTGTAGATCTTGGTACTTTTTCAATTACatataaacttggtcaaatcTAAAAAAGCTTGTACCGTGCCtcgtaaagaaaataaaaattaaatttcGCGCAAAGCCCAAGTGACGTTTTGAAACGGATGGAGTATAAACATATTACAACATGATATGATCTCCAAATCTGTAGTATATTATCTAAACATACTAGTACAAGTCTACAACATGACGTTGACAAACTTTGAGGCGTTTACTGACTCTCTGCTGGATGATGATGTTCAACAAAACGTGAGCACGGACGAGTGCCGCGCCGTTGTGTCTACTACCGTGTCACTGTCATGTGGGCCCGGCCGGGCTGCTGGACCTGGACGGCAGCTGACTAGGCTAGCTAGCTGGTCTAGAGCACGTGGTCGGACGATCCAAAACGAGTGGACACTGTGGACTTAACAAGCTTTCCTGCAAGAATCCGGCACATCGTCCACAGCAACAAAAAAGTCCAACACATGCAACGATTTTGTTTTGAATGTCAAACATGAGAAAGCTAGATTACAATTTATTGGCGGGAAATTAAACGGCTTGAAAGTCATGTTTGACGTTGATTCAAGTGTGCTAGCTTAACACAACCCAACTTAACGATATACGTACTCCTACTAACCATATCCATATACagtttttaattttctttttgtgaaacataaTTAGAATTCAGTTCTCACATCATTCACATCTAAAAGTATGTACGAGACTATGGATGCACTTTCCAAGACAAACATGCGCATATAGCTTTTATAATTTTGAAACtaaatattttgaaaataatTCCACAATCAGAGTTTCAAAAGTACGTATAGTAAATACCGTACACCATCGTGGGCCCTAGATCTTGTCCCCATGTTACCATGTGTTTAGCATCTGAGATTCCAGTTTGCACCAGTGTCATGATGCGTTAGAGAAAGTCTTTGTCTTCGCCTGTTGTCAGTTGCAACGCCGGCGGTTGGCCACGCGTTGTCAGAATAAGTGAAGTCTTAGAAATTTTTAAACAAGCATATAAAAATTCAATACTACTTCCTTCGTATggaattataatttttttgattttttaactctaaatttgaccactcgttttattcaaaaaaaattatgcaaacatAGTTAAATTTGAGTCGTTCTTGAAgaacttttattaataaagTAAGTCCCAACAAAAAAAtgatattttgtataaatttttgaatGAGACAAGTAGTCAAACTTGAAGAAAGAAACCTCTGGACAAAAAAGTATCTAAAACTTTTGGATGAAACCTCTGCGCGCGAGACACTAAAGTAGAGGtgaaaaattgtttgttcaTAGGGATCCATGGAAGTATTTTCATTATAAGATTTATTAAGTTGAACAATTAGTAAGGTTTATTGCTTCGATGCAAgtcccaaaaaagaaaagaaagaccaAATTCAACAAGGCTTATTTCTTCCGTGGCAATGTGGcatcatttgttttttttttttgaaaatactcAATGTGGCATCatctgtcatcatcatcatcatatataCGATTGCCGGCAAAATACAAGTCTCCTAGGATGGTTCAAAAAAAGACATGAATGGCGGGCACACAAAGAtgcgtactccctccatataggaAATATATGATGTTTAGAACAGCGGTACGGTCTTCAAAGCATAACTTTGAccgcttatttttataaaaatatttgttaaaaagtgatatatgtatattttttataaaaaatgtttcttaagacaaatctattcatataattttcactttttcaaactcaataacttaaaagttattttaTATTTCTAATGTTTAACTTAAATCTTGTCCAAAACGTCATCTAAATtctatatggagggagtactcgTGAAAAAAAATGTGTTTCCTCTCAtgttttttcatttcctttttgttttcgaCAGTGCAACGGGAGTTTCCAGTTCGTTGTTGATCCGAGAGTTGTGGGTCAGCGCGGCGACTCTGCCGCCTGCGATCGACCGACGAGTGGCCATGCGACCCGACCGGCCCTTCTCCCACCCACCCTAAAACCTCGacacctcctcttcctctctcctctctcctctctctagAACGACGCGAGCAAGAACACACGTACGAGAAGCCCGACCGGCACACCAACCACCACCAGCGGAGTAATTGGGGGGAGGAGGGGAAAGATCGTCATCGAAGCCGCGTGCGCTTTAATTCCCGGCCGCACGCCCTCATCATGGAaggtggtggcagcggcggcgttctTGGCGCCGCCCGAGAACcgcgggaggaggagaagggagccgccgccgccgctgagagGAAGGGCGGCCCCGTCGCCGGCATGAAGTTCCATGTGTCCGCGCGGGCGCCGCACGGCGTCGCGGCGCTGCTGCTCATCGGCGGCACCGCCGTCGTCGGGGCCGCCGTCCTCGCGTGGCGCCGCTCACGCCGCGGCAACAAGGCCGCCGAGCGCCAGCGCGACCGGCAGCCAGCGTCGTACGTCTCCCATCTCCGCCTTGAATGAAATTCGTGACCTTTTGCGGATTATTATAATAAAGATTGAATCAGGTGATCTGTTGTTTCGTCGACGTTGGAGCTGAaaagattgtttttttttgggtggaTTCTTTGCAGGAGAGCTGAGGTTTCGGATGGCGGAGTTGTCGAGGATGGGAAGGTGAGGAGAGTCATCTCGATCGCGTTCATTGATGGGAACCGGTGTTCCTGGGTTCTTTCCTTTTCAGGTGAAATCTTACACGCAAAATCGGTTCTAATCATAGGTTCAGGGTGGCGCATTGGTGCAGAAGCTTGATCAGTCCAATGAGAACTTGAGCGCAGAAAAAAAGGAGATCGGATCCGGCATATTGGTTAGTCCTTGTGATCTGTATGCATAATTTTACGGGGAAGACTTGTTGACCGGGGTATGCATGTGTTTTGCGTTGGTGTAGACTTGCAGTGATCTCATCTCTGCAAAATCTCTGAACTCTGGTTTCAGGATGGCAAGGCGACAGAGGAAAGCCATCAGATTCACAAGGACAACGAGATCGTTGCGGGTCAATTGGTTTGTTTCTCTGTGCATACGTTTGGATTGACTTGCATCAAGTCACTATGCATCATGAATGTAATTTGCATGTACTATAACAATTTATCTGGCTTAATTTGGTGCAAAAAATTGGGTTTCAGGTTAGCGAACCTGAAGAGACAATTGATCAGAATTCAGGCAAGAATCCTGTCGAGGTCAACATGGATGATACGGTTAGTATTTGTTTGCTCTGTTCAGTTGTAAGAACTGAAGTCTTTGTGCAATATATGGAGTGATTGTCGTAGTCGTAGCCTTGTAGGTGCCCTCTGTTCATTTCTTCTGAACTCGAGTTTCAGGACAAAGAACAAGCTGAAAAAATTGACCAGAATTCAAGCACAAACCATGTTGAGATCACCACGGATGATATGGTTAGTCTTTGTTTGCTATGCACAATTATGAATACTGAAACTATTTTTGCTATATATGCAGTGAATTGTTTCAAGTGccctttttttaataaattttccTTCTTTTGAATTTTAGTGTCAGGAAAAGGAACATGTTGAAAAAATTGATCACGTTGAAGGAATTGATCAGAATTCGAGCAGGGACCCTGTTGAGATTGTCATGCAGGAGGTCATCACTTTTTGTTTGGTAAGTGCATTTCTGAATCCTTTCTGCTGTAGTGCCTGTATGGTCATTCTCTAGAAGCCTCAATGctgccttcttttttttttgcttatcCATCTAA
The nucleotide sequence above comes from Panicum virgatum strain AP13 chromosome 3K, P.virgatum_v5, whole genome shotgun sequence. Encoded proteins:
- the LOC120699730 gene encoding uncharacterized protein LOC120699730 isoform X2, encoding MEGGGSGGVLGAAREPREEEKGAAAAAERKGGPVAGMKFHVSARAPHGVAALLLIGGTAVVGAAVLAWRRSRRGNKAAERQRDRQPASRAEVSDGGVVEDGKVQGGALVQKLDQSNENLSAEKKEIGSGILDGKATEESHQIHKDNEIVAGQLVSEPEETIDQNSGKNPVEVNMDDTDKEQAEKIDQNSSTNHVEITTDDMCQEKEHVEKIDHVEGIDQNSSRDPVEIVMQEVITFCLIPGNVEKVDEDSSKNNIEKEIAQKDDKDVKASDQSKLSISGPGIIFSKNNDESDGVQEAVQEAESMENTPTAQLMMQQDQLLDDMVTDTVTETEEAIEGEGTITDRTELEQDEKKALAGLTELVSSPAVSSLVKPAEKKGPEFPGFNERGMKIVQDYTNGELRKHDMISKGEVQGGAIATMDRRSPALAILALIFAMTIGITIIVCIYAPTRAKKLQMDL
- the LOC120699730 gene encoding COPII coat assembly protein SEC16-like isoform X1, producing MEGGGSGGVLGAAREPREEEKGAAAAAERKGGPVAGMKFHVSARAPHGVAALLLIGGTAVVGAAVLAWRRSRRGNKAAERQRDRQPASRAEVSDGGVVEDGKVQGGALVQKLDQSNENLSAEKKEIGSGILDGKATEESHQIHKDNEIVAGQLVSEPEETIDQNSGKNPVEVNMDDTPCRCPLFISSELEFQDKEQAEKIDQNSSTNHVEITTDDMCQEKEHVEKIDHVEGIDQNSSRDPVEIVMQEVITFCLIPGNVEKVDEDSSKNNIEKEIAQKDDKDVKASDQSKLSISGPGIIFSKNNDESDGVQEAVQEAESMENTPTAQLMMQQDQLLDDMVTDTVTETEEAIEGEGTITDRTELEQDEKKALAGLTELVSSPAVSSLVKPAEKKGPEFPGFNERGMKIVQDYTNGELRKHDMISKGEVQGGAIATMDRRSPALAILALIFAMTIGITIIVCIYAPTRAKKLQMDL